The genomic interval CTTCAAGATCTGGGTGGACAACGTCTTCGAGATCGGGACGATCGGCCTCACCCCGATGGACCAGGGGGTTGTCGTGGTCAACGCCCACATGCACAACGTCCCAACCAAGCTGGGCAAGGACTGGCCGCTGCGCACGCCGGGGAACGCGCGCACGGAGCAGTTCTACTACAAGTAGACATACGACCGCCACGCGCGGGGGGCGGCCCTTCGGCGCCCCCCGCCGCGTCGCGCGAGGCCGGGTCCCGTGCTGCGCGTCCTATTCCAGCGCCTGCTGCTCCTGCCGATCCTGCTCGCGGTATTCTCGATCGCGGTCTTTGCGCTTGTCCAAGCGCCGCCCGGGGGCTTCCTCACAAGTTACGTGTCTATGCTCGCCTCCTCCGGCTCATCGATCAGCGAGGAGCAGGTCGAGGCGCTTCGCCGGCAGTTCGGGCTCGATCAACCGTTCCACGTCCGATACTTCCGCTGGGTCCAGAACCTTGCGCGGGGTGACCTCGGGCTGTCCCTGGAGTACCAGCGCCCCAACGTTGAGTTGATCCATCAGTATCTGCTGCTGACCGTCCTGCTCGCGCTCTTCTCGTTTGTGCTCACGTGGGCGATCGCGATTCCCGCCGGCATCTACTCGGCGACGCATCCGCGTTCGTGGGTCGACTATGCGTTGACCGTCATGAACTACATCGGCGTGGCGATCCCAAACTTCATGCTGGCCCTCGTCTTGATGTGGATCGCGTTCTCGCGCTTCGGCATCAGCGTCACAGGGCTGTTCTCGCCCGAGTACGTGCAGGCGCCGTGGACTCTGGGTCGCGTGACCGACCTGCTCACGCACATCTGGCTGCCGACGATCGTGCTGGGGATCGCCGGGACGGCTCGCCTCACCCGCGTCATGCGCGCCAACCTGCTGGACGAGCTCCATAAGCCGTACGTTGTCACCGCGCGCGCCAAAGGATTGTCGGAGTGGCGGCTGGTCCTCAAATACCCGGTCAGGGTGGCGATCAACCCGCTGGTCAGCACGATCGGCTGGTATCTGCCGCAGCTGTTCTCGGGAAGCCTGATCGTCGCCACGGTGATGAACCTGCCGAACATCGGGCCGCTGCTGCTGCGCGCCCTCGTTCAGCAGGACACGTACCTCGCGGGCAGCGTCCTGATGATCTACTGCTTCTTCACCGTCATCGGGACCCTGATCTCGGACCTCTTGCTGGCCTGGGTTGACCCGCGGATCCGCATGGAAAGGTGAAGGTGCCAGGGGACACCGACGTCCAGGGGCACGTCGCCGATCTCGCCGGGTCGGTCGCGGCGGCGGCCCCGCCCGCGTCGGAGACCGAAGCGCGCGTCTCGGTCGCGCCCAACTGGAAGCTCGTGTGGTGGCGG from bacterium carries:
- a CDS encoding ABC transporter permease; its protein translation is MLRVLFQRLLLLPILLAVFSIAVFALVQAPPGGFLTSYVSMLASSGSSISEEQVEALRRQFGLDQPFHVRYFRWVQNLARGDLGLSLEYQRPNVELIHQYLLLTVLLALFSFVLTWAIAIPAGIYSATHPRSWVDYALTVMNYIGVAIPNFMLALVLMWIAFSRFGISVTGLFSPEYVQAPWTLGRVTDLLTHIWLPTIVLGIAGTARLTRVMRANLLDELHKPYVVTARAKGLSEWRLVLKYPVRVAINPLVSTIGWYLPQLFSGSLIVATVMNLPNIGPLLLRALVQQDTYLAGSVLMIYCFFTVIGTLISDLLLAWVDPRIRMER